The following proteins are encoded in a genomic region of Cricetulus griseus strain 17A/GY chromosome 7, alternate assembly CriGri-PICRH-1.0, whole genome shotgun sequence:
- the LOC100770259 gene encoding butyrophilin-like protein 9 isoform X2 codes for MADFSVFLGFLKQWWSSIFFTHFLLFLQLGEVDSDEFKVLGPGESLMALVGETVEFPCHLSPYQDAEHMEIRWFQTQVSNVVYLYQEQQGLSSPQMMQFRNRTIFEANDIADGSVILHILSVVPSDEGQYGCRFLSHNFSGVATWELEVAGLGSDPHISLEGFKEGGIQLRCSSSGWYPKPKVQWRDHQGQCLPPESEAIVQNAQGLFSLDTSVIVRGGAHSKVSCSIQNPLLAQKKEFVLQVADVFLPRTSPWKKAFLGTLVALPLSLAVLTILALQYFYKQRCSQEKLKKQGEKDRERLQTELDWRRSEGQAEWRAAQRYAVDVTLDPTTAHPSLEVSDDLKSVSSRPGAPSIAAHGPQRFLEQTCVLSRERFCSGRHYWEVHVGRRSRWFLGACLESVERLGPARLSPAAGYWVMGLWNSCEYFVLDPQRVALALRVPPRRVGILLDYEAGKLSFFNASDGTHIFTFTDTFSGSLYAYFRPRAHDGSEHPDPLTICSLPVRGPHVLEENDSDNWLQPYEPLNSDWASDEALW; via the exons ATGGCAGATTTCTCAGTATTCCTGGGGTTTCTGAAGCAATGGTGGAGCAGCATCTTCTTCAcccattttctcctcttcctccagttGGGGGAGGTAGACTCAG ACGAGTTCAAGGTGCTGGGCCCTGGCGAGTCCTTGATGGCCCTTGTCGGGGAAACGGTGGAGTTCCCGTGCCACTTGTCACCATACCAGGATGCAGAGCACATGGAGATCCGCTGGTTCCAGACCCAGGTCTCAAACGTGGTGTACCTGTACCAGGAACAGCAGGGGCTCTCCAGCCCGCAGATGATGCAGTTCCGCAACAGGACCATTTTCGAAGCTAACGACATTGCAGATGGTAGCGTGATCCTACATATCCTCAGCGTGGTTCCTTCCGACGAGGGCCAATATGGGTGCCGCTTTCTTTCTCACAACTTCTCTGGTGTAGCCACGTGGGAACTGGAAGTAGCAG GGTTAGGCTCAGACCCACACATCTCCCTTGAGGGCTTCAAGGAAGGAGGCATTCAGCTGCGATGCAGTTCCAGTGGCTGGTATCCCAAGCCAAAGGTTCAGTGGAGAGACCACCAGGGGCAGTGCCTTCCTCCAGAGTCTGAAGCCATTGTCCAGAATGCCCAGGGCCTGTTCAGTCTGGACACATCTGTGATTGTTCGAGGAGGGGCTCATAGCAAAGTATCTTGCTCAATCCAGAACCCCTTGCTGGcccagaagaaagagtttgtgcTCCAGGTTGCAG ACGTATTCCTACCCAGAACGTCCCCCTGGAAGAAAGCGTTCCTGGGAACCCTGGTGGCTCTCCCACTCAGTCTGGCTGTGCTCACCATCCTGGCGCTGCAGTACTTCTACAAGCAGCGATGCTCCCAAG AGAAGCTgaagaagcagggagagaaggacagag AAAGACTTCAGACAGAGCTTG ACTGGAGAAGGTCGGAAGGCCAGGCTG AGTGGAGAGCAGCCCAGCGATATGCGG TGGACGTGACTTTGGATCCCACCACAGCGCACCCTAGCCTGGAGGTCTCGGACGACCTCAAGAGCGTGTCCTCCCGACCCGGGGCTCCCAGTATCGCTGCCCACGGCCCGCAGCGGTTCTTGGAGCAGACGTGCGTGCTGAGCCGGGAGCGCTTCTGCAGCGGCCGCCACTACTGGGAGGTGCACGTGGGCCGGCGCAGCCGCTGGTTCCTGGGCGCCTGTCTGGAGTCGGTGGAGCGTTTGGGGCCCGCGCGCCTGAGCCCCGCGGCCGGCTACTGGGTGATGGGGCTGTGGAACAGCTGCGAGTACTTCGTGCTGGACCCGCAGCGCGTGGCGCTGGCGCTACGCGTGCCTCCCCGGAGGGTGGGCATCCTGCTGGACTACGAGGCGGGGAAGCTGTCCTTCTTCAACGCGTCCGATGGCACGCACATCTTCACCTTCACCGACACTTTCTCCGGGTCTCTCTACGCCTACTTCAGGCCCCGAGCCCACGATGGCAGCGAACACCCAGATCCCCTAACCATCTGCTCTTTGCCGGTTCGAGGGCCACATGTCCTGGAAGAGAACGACAGTGACAACTGGCTACAACCCTATGAGCCCTTGAACTCCGACTGGGCTAGTGATGAGGCACTGTGGTGA